A genome region from Candidatus Zixiibacteriota bacterium includes the following:
- a CDS encoding thrombospondin type 3 repeat-containing protein: protein CDNCPDVTNQDQADADEDGIGDACDVCPNDPDNDIDEDGVCGDIDNCPSTPNTDQADFDEDEIGDVCDNCPQTTNNDQQNSDSDSYGDVCDNCPNYANENQQNSDEDSYGDVCDNCPTTTNEDQQNSDADGYGDACDNCPTVTNPTQTNSDNDSHGDVCDNCIYDDNEDQADEDADDIGTVCDNCPETYNPEQINSDNDSHGDECDNCPEDDNEDQADSDGDGIGDVCAFICGDVNNNGNINILDITYLLNYIYRGAAAPPFMQSADVNEDHRINILDVTYLLSYIFLGGPAPHCPTLWP, encoded by the coding sequence CTGCGACAACTGCCCGGATGTGACCAACCAGGATCAGGCCGATGCCGATGAAGACGGAATCGGCGATGCCTGTGATGTTTGTCCCAATGATCCCGACAATGATATCGACGAGGATGGTGTTTGCGGCGATATCGATAATTGTCCGTCGACGCCCAATACCGACCAGGCTGATTTTGATGAGGATGAGATCGGCGATGTTTGTGACAACTGCCCGCAGACAACCAATAACGACCAGCAAAACTCAGACAGCGACAGCTATGGCGATGTCTGTGACAACTGCCCCAATTATGCCAATGAAAATCAGCAGAACTCAGACGAGGACAGTTATGGTGATGTCTGTGACAATTGCCCCACAACCACCAATGAGGATCAGCAGAATTCTGATGCCGATGGTTATGGCGACGCCTGCGACAACTGCCCGACCGTAACCAATCCGACCCAGACCAACTCCGATAATGATAGTCACGGCGATGTTTGTGATAACTGCATTTATGACGACAATGAAGACCAGGCCGATGAAGATGCCGATGATATCGGAACGGTCTGCGATAATTGCCCGGAGACCTATAATCCCGAGCAGATTAATTCAGACAATGACAGTCATGGGGATGAATGTGATAATTGTCCCGAAGATGACAACGAAGACCAGGCCGATTCGGATGGTGATGGAATCGGTGATGTCTGTGCCTTTATTTGCGGCGATGTCAATAACAATGGAAATATCAATATTCTGGATATCACCTATTTACTGAATTATATTTATAGAGGTGCCGCCGCGCCACCGTTTATGCAGTCCGCTGATGTCAACGAGGATCATCGTATCAACATTCTTGATGTTACGTATCTTTTGAGTTATATATTCTTAGGCGGTCCCGCGCCGCATTGTCCGACTCTCTGGCCTTAA